The genomic stretch ATGGCAGGCAACCCCACCAGGACTAAGGCACCAACAAATACACCTGGGATACTGCCCATTCCCCCGATGATGATCATCACCAAAACGTTGATGGACACAATAAATGTCATACTGTGGGGATAGACTGAGGTTAATTTGGCAGCTCCAAAGGTGCCAGCTAAACCAGCAAACAACGCCCCGGTGGAGAAAGCTAACAGCTTGGTCATCACCAGGTTGATTCCCATAGCTTGTGCGACATCTTCATCCTCGCGCAGAGCCATCCATGAGCGACCCAGGTGGGAATCTTTGAGACGCCAGGCGATAAAAGCAATGATCACGATTCCTACCAGGATTATGTAGTAGAGCTTTTGTAAGGTATCCAATGTCAGTGGACCGAATTTTGGTTGAGCAATCTGTTGGATGCCTTGTGTGCCTCCGAGGAATGACTTTAGCCAGTCAGATAGTGCCAGAAGCCTGACGATTTCTCCAAACCCGAGGGTGACAATCGCCAGATAATCACCACGCATACGCAACACAGGTAAGCCGAGGATGATACCAGCCAACCAGGTGACCACTAACGCGACTGGTAGCGCCTGCCAAAATGTCCATGCACCTAGCTGGGAGGTCAGTACACCCACCGTGTAAGCCCCGATCGCATAAAATGCGACATATCCCAGATCTAATAGGCCAGCATAACCAACCACAATGTTTAACCCCAGGCCCATAATGATAAAGTATCCAGTTGTATCCAGGATCTCGCTATAAAAGATTCCCAGAGCGTAAGGAAGGGAAAGCAAAATGAGGCCCAAGCCAATATACAGGATAAATTTATTCCTTTTTACCACCTTAGGAGATTTCGCAACCGCAGGACCTCTTTGTCGACCTTTTAGATAAAAAGTCAAACCGAAGGCAACTGCAAAAACGAATACAGCACCAATAATACTCAATCCTGTGGTAGCAAACATAAACCTAGTAAGAACAAAAGAAAACGGCTGGATCTTGAATAAATCGATATATAACACCTGATCTCTTAAGGTTCCTAAAGCAACTACCCACAAAATTGCCTGGATCATCGCAGCGCGCAATCGACTAGGTAGGAGGAAGATCCCGCAGGTTGCCACACAAACAACAGCAAATAACAGCGGCGGAACAAATACGCCGAGAGGGAGTGGTATTCCCATCGTTAGCATTTCGAACAAAGCTGGAGAGGCATTTACAAACATGTTGCGAATGCCAGTGTAGGTACCGAGTAATATCAATATGGTTAAGAATAAGCCACTGATTAAACCTATCAGGGCACTTGTTCCCACCAAGATCGACCTACGAG from Anaerolineales bacterium encodes the following:
- a CDS encoding leucine/isoleucine/valine transporter permease subunit, with protein sequence MKTETSSIWKKAINNGVLAGGICLLVALVGLVEAFGDTYVIIGVISFGIVILFTPMVMLTYMFLRGSSNTRRSILVGTSALIGLISGLFLTILILLGTYTGIRNMFVNASPALFEMLTMGIPLPLGVFVPPLLFAVVCVATCGIFLLPSRLRAAMIQAILWVVALGTLRDQVLYIDLFKIQPFSFVLTRFMFATTGLSIIGAVFVFAVAFGLTFYLKGRQRGPAVAKSPKVVKRNKFILYIGLGLILLSLPYALGIFYSEILDTTGYFIIMGLGLNIVVGYAGLLDLGYVAFYAIGAYTVGVLTSQLGAWTFWQALPVALVVTWLAGIILGLPVLRMRGDYLAIVTLGFGEIVRLLALSDWLKSFLGGTQGIQQIAQPKFGPLTLDTLQKLYYIILVGIVIIAFIAWRLKDSHLGRSWMALREDEDVAQAMGINLVMTKLLAFSTGALFAGLAGTFGAAKLTSVYPHSMTFIVSINVLVMIIIGGMGSIPGVFVGALVLVGLPAMLSGFEEFKYWFYGLALVAMMLFRPEGLWPEARRKLELHEQEAIPDLPVTEALNVGEAGGK